The Neorhodopirellula lusitana genome contains a region encoding:
- a CDS encoding sugar phosphate isomerase/epimerase family protein, giving the protein MTAATSTPTVLLSGFADESALTKKANEQFAALAAIGLKYYSIRFVDVGNGIKNVMALDDAEIKQLQQMHADYGLSVSSIGSPIGKTKLIDVEDGTGNKYVPFETYLKEDVQTACDRAEAFGSKLLRGFSFYHPKGTAPEEHIDQVADQLGQIAEACDARGLTFGLEVEANLVGQTGQLLAAITEKVNHPAMVTIFDGANIVMQGFTPDQVYAQYQAMKPSLGWLHIKDYSDPSLGGRVEHVDEESASHFVPADRGDSAHETILRDLKGFLPTLEKRMSDRGIDGVFLDLEPHVRGGGQFGGFSGPDGFGIAARALCKVLDYVGIGYDLRSFESLSS; this is encoded by the coding sequence ATGACAGCTGCCACCTCAACACCGACCGTCCTGCTCAGCGGTTTTGCCGACGAGTCAGCTCTCACCAAGAAGGCCAACGAGCAATTCGCCGCACTGGCCGCGATCGGCCTGAAGTATTACTCCATTCGCTTCGTCGACGTCGGCAACGGCATCAAGAACGTGATGGCACTCGATGACGCCGAAATCAAGCAATTGCAACAAATGCATGCCGACTATGGCTTGAGCGTATCGAGCATCGGCTCACCGATCGGAAAAACAAAACTCATCGACGTCGAAGATGGAACTGGCAATAAGTACGTCCCCTTCGAAACCTACCTGAAAGAAGACGTCCAAACGGCGTGCGATCGTGCCGAAGCGTTTGGCTCCAAATTGCTTCGCGGCTTCTCTTTCTATCATCCCAAAGGGACCGCCCCGGAAGAGCACATCGATCAAGTCGCCGATCAACTTGGCCAAATCGCCGAAGCCTGTGACGCACGCGGTCTGACGTTTGGTTTGGAAGTCGAAGCGAACCTGGTCGGCCAGACCGGTCAATTGCTGGCCGCGATCACCGAGAAAGTGAACCATCCGGCGATGGTGACCATTTTTGACGGAGCCAACATCGTGATGCAAGGCTTCACACCGGACCAAGTGTACGCTCAGTACCAAGCGATGAAACCGTCGCTAGGCTGGCTGCATATCAAGGATTACAGCGATCCCAGCCTAGGCGGACGGGTCGAGCATGTCGACGAAGAATCGGCCAGCCATTTCGTGCCGGCTGACCGGGGTGATAGTGCCCACGAAACGATCCTGCGTGATCTGAAGGGCTTCCTGCCCACGCTTGAAAAACGGATGAGCGATCGCGGAATCGATGGCGTGTTCCTGGATTTGGAACCCCACGTTCGTGGTGGCGGCCAGTTCGGTGGCTTCAGTGGCCCCGATGGATTCGGCATCGCCGCTCGCGCCCTTTGCAAGGTGCTCGACTATGTCGGAATCGGCTACGACCTGCGTTCATTCGAATCGCTGTCGTCCTAG
- a CDS encoding flagellar biosynthesis anti-sigma factor FlgM yields MQIYGPFRLSTTQASTAAKSTQASTPGANRLAAQPTGQKPSAGPIDQLDLSSAARASETSPTNRLQESGAIAGGGDIRIDRVAELRRQIADGSYDTNEKMDLALDRMLDDLV; encoded by the coding sequence ATGCAAATTTACGGACCATTCCGTTTATCAACGACTCAAGCCTCAACCGCCGCCAAAAGTACCCAGGCTTCCACGCCCGGTGCGAATCGGCTTGCGGCTCAACCAACCGGCCAGAAGCCGTCCGCTGGGCCGATTGATCAACTTGATCTGTCGTCCGCCGCTCGTGCCAGCGAAACCTCACCGACGAATCGGCTGCAAGAAAGTGGTGCGATCGCCGGTGGTGGTGACATTCGCATCGACCGAGTTGCTGAACTACGTCGCCAAATCGCCGACGGAAGCTACGACACGAACGAGAAGATGGACCTCGCTTTGGACCGGATGCTCGACGACCTCGTCTAA
- the ftsY gene encoding signal recognition particle-docking protein FtsY, which translates to MAFWRSKKSAADTAAAPATGPANTPVNDPESATSVPSDSPPPAPEPESAPANPEPAEKPKGGGVFSKITGGLQKTRRVLGTDIRDLFKSAGRLVDDEFLDELFARLIRTDMGTKPANLIRDEVAKKYRGRVVELEEVIQTITEEIRSQLRQDDGDLAKAKSGPTVILVVGVNGSGKTTSIGKLSHYLRAARYSLVLGAGDTFRAAAVEQLTIWSERIGCEIVKGNKGVDPASIAYQTVEKALEIKADYAIIDTAGRLQTQKNLMQELQKIRRVIEKKIPGAPHEVLLVLDATAGQNAISQAKGFSEAAGCTGIVLAKLDGSAKGGVVLPIRDQFQLPVKFVGLGEGMQDMAAFDPDSFADALLKG; encoded by the coding sequence ATGGCGTTTTGGCGTTCCAAGAAGTCTGCAGCCGACACTGCAGCTGCCCCTGCAACCGGGCCCGCAAACACTCCAGTCAACGATCCTGAATCGGCGACCTCTGTCCCCAGCGACTCGCCCCCACCGGCCCCCGAACCGGAGTCCGCTCCGGCGAATCCGGAACCAGCCGAAAAACCGAAGGGTGGCGGCGTGTTTTCCAAGATCACCGGTGGCCTGCAAAAAACTCGGCGTGTGTTGGGCACCGACATCCGAGACCTTTTCAAAAGTGCCGGCCGGTTGGTCGACGACGAATTCCTCGATGAGTTGTTCGCCCGTTTGATCCGAACCGACATGGGCACCAAGCCCGCCAACCTAATTCGCGACGAAGTTGCCAAGAAGTACCGCGGACGGGTCGTCGAACTGGAAGAAGTGATCCAAACCATCACGGAAGAGATTCGTTCGCAACTTCGACAAGACGATGGTGATCTTGCCAAGGCCAAGTCAGGCCCCACGGTCATCTTGGTCGTCGGTGTCAACGGCAGCGGCAAGACAACTTCCATCGGCAAGCTTTCGCACTACCTGCGGGCAGCCCGGTATTCATTGGTGCTCGGTGCCGGCGATACGTTCCGCGCCGCAGCAGTCGAGCAACTGACAATCTGGTCAGAGCGAATTGGTTGCGAAATCGTTAAGGGCAATAAAGGAGTCGACCCAGCAAGCATCGCCTACCAAACCGTTGAAAAAGCGTTGGAGATCAAAGCCGACTACGCGATCATTGACACCGCCGGACGTCTGCAGACGCAAAAGAATCTGATGCAGGAACTGCAGAAAATTCGCCGCGTGATTGAAAAGAAAATCCCCGGCGCTCCGCACGAAGTCTTGCTGGTTCTCGACGCGACGGCCGGACAAAACGCGATTAGCCAAGCAAAGGGTTTCAGCGAGGCAGCCGGCTGCACCGGTATTGTTCTGGCCAAACTCGATGGCTCGGCCAAGGGCGGCGTCGTTTTACCTATCCGTGATCAATTTCAATTGCCCGTCAAGTTCGTCGGACTCGGTGAAGGGATGCAGGACATGGCCGCCTTCGATCCCGACTCGTTTGCCGACGCGTTGCTCAAGGGCTAA
- a CDS encoding sugar phosphate nucleotidyltransferase, translating to MVVILAAGKGTRMNSDLPKVLCSVVDRPMIHFVVDAAEKAGIGKKIVVVGYEAEKVQAELDTRGQSDIVYALQSEQLGTGHAVQICREHLQGHQGLTMVIAGDSPLVQAESLKSLIDHFDKTRPALLLGTLTKDDPEGLGRILRNEEGQFIGIVEHKDATEAERQTKEVNMSTYLFSTPDLLWALDNLSNDNAQGEYYLTDCARLLRESGRPVEALPVLKDCESLSINNPDELKLVDQTMRAMGYA from the coding sequence ATGGTGGTCATCTTGGCCGCCGGCAAGGGAACCCGCATGAACAGCGACTTGCCCAAAGTACTGTGCAGCGTGGTGGACCGACCCATGATCCATTTCGTCGTCGATGCCGCCGAAAAGGCTGGAATCGGCAAAAAGATCGTGGTGGTCGGATATGAGGCCGAAAAGGTCCAAGCCGAACTGGATACTCGCGGTCAATCCGACATCGTTTACGCCCTGCAAAGCGAGCAACTCGGTACCGGTCACGCCGTCCAGATCTGCCGCGAACACCTGCAGGGACACCAAGGCCTCACCATGGTCATCGCCGGCGATTCGCCTTTGGTTCAGGCCGAAAGCTTGAAATCGCTGATTGACCACTTCGACAAAACTCGCCCAGCACTACTGCTCGGCACCCTGACCAAGGACGATCCAGAGGGGCTTGGCCGGATCTTGCGGAACGAAGAGGGGCAATTCATTGGAATTGTCGAGCACAAAGACGCCACCGAAGCCGAGCGGCAGACCAAAGAGGTGAATATGAGCACCTATTTGTTCTCGACTCCCGATTTACTGTGGGCTTTGGACAACCTCAGTAACGATAACGCACAAGGCGAATACTATTTGACCGATTGTGCTCGGCTGCTTCGAGAATCTGGACGTCCAGTCGAAGCTTTGCCGGTGCTCAAGGATTGCGAATCACTGTCAATCAACAATCCTGACGAACTAAAACTGGTCGACCAAACGATGCGAGCGATGGGCTATGCGTGA
- a CDS encoding serine/threonine-protein kinase produces MTVQIQRGLEIVPGYTLVRRVGSGMAGEVWVARASGGVHVAIKIIRDMAMVGSKRELGALRIVREVKHTNLCPLIGVWFFDREGELLSNSATDEILGRESSLIDTELLATQNTPGDDLRETRSIELIGKDDSGADANEGAAANEDAEVDSGSGALALPHEARQMVVAMGLGERTLHDRLVEMRAPDNMPQDGDPDHLPGGIPVKELLRYIEGAASAIDELNLNHDIYHCDIKPQNILIVGGNAQVCDFGLARRVQESRRTQLAIGTPAYGAPEMLFDQTYTKSIDQYSLAITYYELRTGKLPFETSRRSTFLRAKANGELRLTDLPPAEQVVMERATQLDSEDRYPSCMAFVEELARAVQTRGSADSVGSAAVGVGRRLTGAGLLVGVISVAALSSRCYLERPVTQGTDPDTGGDFVDVKDVQADELVAADLVGSAPELSGTDVSMLDAVAQTDALTTSVDPVESILEPDSGSLDSDWVEVAIVGDAEPESKVSVDLGSEPIVPEEAYVQLMEPASAVSLDGPPVVEALDAEMVVPESGEPESVALESVAPGPVVPTWDDLIAEATKQAEQVVELQKVLDRLPTGTEEADRKSGELNQLIVALGKKRERPEETSPDAGLPKESRNEASPSQGSGKVAGFDLLSSEMRHPSITIAGLVNWNNQQTNQAIRHWISLQNESGLSANVPEAWRNRVADHLLDWLIEGSGVADEDVQALRYVNQVKRATGVLSLCDRFAFDSIERARQIQRERFLLSAAQADAAAGLKIWERLLSDRGVVVSDDVTPQMGLALSRLSNARLKQSLTTSQRIETVGQRVLASVRMCVVAKPTSEIMEGDFDPVVDQEATLDELLNVVDVPADGLPVVPTTLQTGELVEFCSSYVDRITALPAAEGHSAFLQRLSRVEICGAIAAMLLADPALTTRMRLIASEAFMQARYEQADEIPEAKLIGRLQAYATPLDAATTSSEGLFVLARVEDQIGALMRDKQMMLAACERARKLYSQVIDDGATPNDLRGSAARGRAHLLTRLAAIAEPSVRSELLEQAVDDASLSLELPQRWHQDTDDRLTTAAEVNLSMVRLVKPLEVEAKQDLLDDADQYLAQAIAERDKRDYSSKPHATLRLNGYLLDLLPPIDGTRRDAIQAKALAWMEQNSVTSIAKPTTSVVRTIDSKSTRLQCHWHCMCAMVLDVIKRPGPAMQHIEHAYHIARERLDSTDDRRHFATLILVQLKSPALFQNVGKDNRPDAKLVAELSELLHSIEDPLPAFQDKKSGYLRELQAMSQTK; encoded by the coding sequence ATGACGGTGCAAATTCAACGCGGACTCGAAATCGTTCCCGGCTACACGCTTGTGCGCCGAGTCGGTTCCGGTATGGCTGGCGAGGTTTGGGTGGCTCGTGCGTCGGGCGGCGTGCACGTGGCGATCAAGATCATTCGCGACATGGCGATGGTGGGGTCCAAACGTGAACTGGGGGCGCTGCGGATCGTTCGCGAGGTGAAGCACACCAATTTGTGCCCGCTGATTGGAGTCTGGTTTTTTGATCGCGAAGGTGAGCTGCTAAGTAATTCGGCGACGGACGAGATACTGGGCCGAGAATCATCGCTGATTGATACGGAATTGCTGGCGACGCAGAACACGCCGGGCGATGACCTGCGTGAGACGCGTTCGATAGAGCTAATTGGCAAAGACGACTCCGGTGCAGATGCGAACGAGGGTGCCGCGGCGAATGAAGATGCCGAGGTGGATTCCGGGTCCGGGGCACTCGCGCTTCCGCACGAGGCTCGGCAGATGGTTGTCGCGATGGGGTTGGGCGAGCGCACGTTGCATGACCGTTTGGTGGAAATGCGAGCTCCCGACAATATGCCCCAAGACGGGGACCCAGATCATTTGCCCGGCGGTATTCCAGTCAAAGAATTGCTGCGGTATATCGAAGGTGCTGCGTCGGCGATCGATGAACTGAACCTAAACCACGACATCTATCATTGTGACATTAAGCCGCAAAATATATTGATCGTTGGCGGCAACGCTCAGGTATGCGACTTTGGTTTAGCTCGACGCGTGCAGGAGTCGCGGCGGACCCAACTTGCGATCGGGACACCGGCATACGGTGCCCCTGAAATGTTGTTCGACCAGACTTACACGAAGTCGATCGATCAGTATTCGTTGGCGATCACGTATTACGAACTTCGCACGGGCAAGCTGCCGTTTGAAACCAGTCGCAGATCGACGTTTTTAAGAGCGAAGGCCAACGGTGAGTTGCGGTTAACTGACTTGCCACCAGCCGAACAGGTTGTGATGGAGCGGGCGACTCAACTGGATTCGGAAGATCGCTATCCATCTTGCATGGCGTTCGTTGAAGAGTTGGCTCGGGCAGTCCAAACGCGTGGTTCTGCTGATTCAGTCGGTAGTGCCGCAGTGGGCGTGGGCAGGCGATTGACCGGTGCCGGGTTGCTGGTCGGAGTGATCTCGGTTGCGGCGTTGTCAAGCCGGTGCTATCTCGAGCGACCTGTCACCCAAGGTACTGACCCGGATACTGGCGGTGATTTTGTCGACGTCAAGGATGTCCAAGCTGATGAGTTGGTTGCTGCCGATTTGGTTGGATCGGCACCGGAGCTTTCAGGCACTGACGTATCCATGTTGGATGCCGTTGCGCAGACCGATGCGTTAACAACGAGTGTTGATCCGGTCGAATCCATCTTGGAGCCTGATTCTGGCTCGCTGGATTCCGATTGGGTGGAGGTCGCTATCGTCGGTGACGCGGAACCGGAATCGAAGGTCAGTGTCGATTTGGGAAGCGAACCTATTGTTCCCGAAGAGGCCTACGTTCAGTTGATGGAACCGGCTTCCGCGGTTTCGTTGGACGGGCCGCCAGTGGTGGAGGCACTGGATGCTGAGATGGTCGTTCCCGAGTCTGGCGAACCGGAGTCTGTAGCACTCGAGTCTGTAGCACCTGGGCCTGTGGTGCCTACTTGGGATGATTTGATTGCGGAAGCGACCAAGCAAGCGGAACAGGTCGTCGAGTTGCAGAAAGTGTTAGATAGGCTGCCAACCGGCACGGAGGAAGCCGATCGAAAAAGCGGCGAACTGAACCAGCTGATTGTCGCGTTGGGGAAGAAACGAGAGCGTCCTGAAGAGACTTCGCCCGATGCTGGCTTGCCAAAAGAGAGCCGAAACGAAGCGAGTCCAAGCCAAGGAAGCGGGAAGGTTGCTGGATTCGACCTGCTTTCATCGGAAATGCGGCATCCGTCGATCACGATTGCGGGATTGGTCAACTGGAACAATCAGCAAACCAACCAGGCAATCCGGCATTGGATTTCACTCCAAAACGAGTCTGGACTGTCAGCGAACGTGCCGGAGGCTTGGCGGAATCGAGTCGCGGATCACTTGTTGGATTGGTTGATTGAAGGTTCGGGTGTGGCGGACGAGGATGTCCAGGCACTGCGGTATGTCAATCAAGTCAAACGTGCCACCGGAGTGTTGAGTTTGTGTGATCGGTTTGCTTTCGACTCGATCGAGCGAGCTAGGCAGATTCAGCGAGAGCGTTTTCTATTGTCCGCGGCTCAAGCAGACGCCGCTGCAGGTTTGAAAATTTGGGAGCGGTTGCTGTCCGATCGCGGTGTCGTTGTTTCCGACGATGTGACGCCACAAATGGGTTTGGCTCTATCACGTCTCTCAAACGCTCGGTTGAAACAAAGCCTGACGACGTCTCAGCGAATTGAAACGGTTGGCCAGCGTGTACTTGCTTCCGTTCGGATGTGTGTCGTCGCGAAACCAACATCGGAAATCATGGAAGGTGATTTTGATCCGGTCGTCGATCAAGAGGCGACGTTGGATGAACTGTTGAACGTGGTGGACGTGCCGGCGGATGGTTTGCCAGTGGTTCCAACCACTTTGCAGACAGGGGAACTGGTCGAGTTTTGTTCGAGTTATGTCGACCGAATCACAGCATTGCCAGCAGCGGAGGGACACTCGGCTTTTCTGCAGCGATTAAGCCGGGTGGAAATTTGCGGAGCGATCGCGGCAATGCTTTTAGCTGATCCAGCACTCACCACACGGATGCGTTTGATCGCTAGCGAAGCATTCATGCAAGCTCGCTATGAGCAAGCCGATGAGATTCCCGAGGCAAAGTTGATCGGACGATTACAAGCTTACGCCACGCCACTCGATGCTGCGACGACGTCCAGCGAAGGGTTGTTCGTTTTGGCTCGAGTCGAAGATCAAATTGGGGCTTTGATGCGTGACAAGCAGATGATGCTCGCCGCTTGCGAGCGAGCTCGGAAGCTGTATTCGCAGGTCATCGACGATGGTGCGACGCCTAACGATTTGCGAGGCAGTGCTGCCCGGGGGCGGGCTCACTTGTTGACGCGACTGGCCGCGATTGCCGAGCCATCCGTCCGGTCTGAATTACTTGAACAGGCGGTCGACGACGCGAGTTTGAGTTTGGAATTACCACAGCGATGGCACCAAGATACCGACGATCGATTAACGACCGCCGCGGAGGTCAACCTGTCGATGGTTCGGCTGGTGAAGCCTCTTGAAGTCGAAGCGAAACAGGATCTGTTGGACGATGCGGATCAGTACTTGGCCCAGGCAATCGCTGAACGTGACAAGCGAGATTACTCGTCCAAACCGCACGCAACTTTACGGCTGAATGGTTACCTGCTTGATTTGTTGCCTCCGATTGACGGAACACGCCGGGATGCAATTCAGGCGAAGGCGTTGGCTTGGATGGAACAGAATTCCGTGACCAGTATCGCGAAGCCGACAACCAGTGTGGTGCGGACGATCGATTCCAAATCAACGCGTTTGCAATGTCATTGGCATTGTATGTGCGCAATGGTTTTGGACGTAATCAAGCGTCCGGGCCCAGCGATGCAGCACATCGAACATGCTTACCACATCGCTCGGGAGCGTCTGGATAGCACCGATGATCGAAGGCACTTCGCGACCTTGATTCTGGTGCAGTTGAAGAGCCCGGCTTTGTTTCAGAATGTCGGTAAGGACAATCGCCCCGACGCCAAGCTGGTTGCCGAGTTGAGCGAGTTGTTGCATTCCATCGAAGATCCGCTACCGGCGTTTCAAGACAAGAAATCCGGATATCTAAGAGAGCTTCAGGCGATGTCGCAAACGAAATGA
- a CDS encoding ribose-phosphate diphosphokinase: MRELKIFSGRANPDLAEKLCRHLHLKPARISLGQFPDGENYCKLDEDVRGRDVFLMQSTCPPVNDNLIELLTMIDCCKRASAERITAVIPYFGYARQDRKDEGRVPITAKLVANLITRAGADRVLTMDLHAAQIQGFFDVPVDHLYAAPVINDHFISRRFEGDEIVVVSPDEGSIKRAVGHGKRLGGSLAIVDKRRSNALEVRQSTIIGGPVEGRVALLFDDMISTAGSICGAARLVHEAGAKEIHIACTHGVLCGPAIERLRDAPIDSITVTDTIPVLGDKLLPNLVQLSVAPLLAEAIKRIHHDQSISELFRER; the protein is encoded by the coding sequence ATGCGTGAACTGAAGATATTTAGCGGTCGTGCGAACCCGGATCTCGCCGAAAAACTCTGCCGCCACCTCCACCTGAAACCGGCTCGCATTTCGCTGGGCCAGTTTCCGGATGGTGAAAACTACTGCAAATTGGACGAAGACGTTCGCGGACGCGACGTCTTCTTGATGCAGTCGACTTGTCCGCCGGTCAACGACAACTTGATCGAATTGTTGACGATGATTGACTGCTGCAAACGAGCCAGTGCGGAACGAATCACCGCTGTGATTCCGTACTTTGGCTACGCACGCCAAGACCGCAAAGACGAAGGCCGAGTGCCGATCACGGCCAAACTGGTGGCCAACCTGATCACCCGTGCGGGGGCCGACCGAGTCCTAACGATGGATTTGCACGCCGCCCAGATCCAAGGGTTCTTTGACGTACCAGTGGACCACTTGTACGCCGCCCCAGTCATCAACGACCACTTCATCAGCCGCCGGTTTGAAGGCGACGAGATTGTGGTGGTAAGCCCGGATGAAGGCAGCATCAAACGTGCGGTCGGCCACGGCAAACGACTCGGGGGCTCGCTAGCGATCGTCGACAAACGACGCTCCAACGCCTTGGAAGTTCGGCAAAGCACCATCATCGGTGGTCCCGTCGAAGGCCGCGTGGCATTGCTGTTCGACGACATGATCAGCACGGCGGGCTCCATTTGCGGAGCCGCTCGCCTGGTTCACGAAGCCGGTGCCAAGGAAATCCACATCGCCTGCACCCACGGCGTCCTTTGCGGCCCGGCAATTGAACGACTTCGCGACGCGCCAATTGATTCGATCACGGTCACCGATACCATCCCAGTGCTTGGTGATAAGTTGCTACCGAATTTGGTCCAACTGTCCGTCGCACCGTTGCTGGCCGAGGCCATCAAACGGATCCACCACGACCAGTCGATCAGCGAACTGTTCCGCGAACGGTAA